Proteins encoded by one window of Companilactobacillus ginsenosidimutans:
- a CDS encoding DNA glycosylase AlkZ-like family protein → MNDSELFAYRIFKHGLVSQVSDILTPFTRIIGIQAQNQRAAELNVALQTGSTMEKLNNLYDSDKIVRAWGQRWTVHLFTHDDWQLVINARQNEKLPNMYFRGIPNEIHEAVSYISSVLEDQKELTRGEYQKSMMSKFDWYKDCPHNTDYTIFQILTAQGKLASNPHHSQQGMPLIYQADFVRQDQLTATTELIKRYIHGFGPASINDFVKWSGIRISNVRPAWEKVESEFCPILWRDQTLWMDQKIDSTTFAEIEEMVSAKTVIAAGFCSLMTGYLDKSWFVDPDIQKKMWSVNGLLKAPIIAHGKVAGKWNYNLTNKKIKFEVEKWSQFNSRQLEQNFHKIAKFLNREYDGCTVI, encoded by the coding sequence TTGAATGATTCAGAATTATTTGCATATCGAATATTCAAACATGGATTGGTGAGTCAGGTGTCTGACATTTTAACCCCATTTACCAGAATAATAGGGATTCAGGCACAAAATCAGCGCGCTGCTGAATTAAATGTGGCACTACAAACCGGTAGTACAATGGAGAAATTGAATAATCTTTATGATTCTGACAAAATTGTGAGAGCTTGGGGACAAAGATGGACGGTCCACTTATTTACCCATGATGACTGGCAGTTGGTGATTAACGCCCGACAAAATGAAAAACTTCCTAATATGTACTTTCGCGGCATTCCTAATGAAATTCATGAAGCGGTTAGTTACATTTCTTCCGTTTTAGAAGACCAAAAAGAGCTAACTCGTGGTGAGTATCAGAAATCAATGATGAGTAAGTTTGACTGGTACAAGGATTGTCCCCACAATACTGATTACACAATTTTTCAAATATTAACAGCTCAAGGAAAGTTGGCCAGCAATCCTCATCATTCACAACAAGGAATGCCATTAATATACCAAGCTGATTTTGTTCGACAGGATCAACTGACTGCCACGACCGAGTTGATTAAGCGATATATTCATGGCTTTGGACCAGCCTCAATCAATGATTTTGTCAAATGGTCTGGGATAAGGATCTCTAATGTAAGACCAGCTTGGGAGAAAGTTGAATCTGAATTTTGTCCTATATTGTGGCGTGACCAAACTTTGTGGATGGATCAAAAGATTGATTCTACTACTTTTGCTGAGATAGAAGAAATGGTTTCTGCTAAAACTGTTATTGCCGCAGGTTTTTGCTCACTAATGACTGGTTATCTGGATAAAAGTTGGTTTGTTGATCCGGATATTCAAAAGAAGATGTGGTCAGTTAATGGGCTTCTCAAAGCACCAATTATTGCGCACGGTAAAGTCGCAGGCAAGTGGAATTACAATTTGACTAATAAAAAGATTAAATTTGAAGTCGAAAAATGGAGCCAATTTAACAGTCGCCAACTGGAACAAAATTTTCATAAGATTGCAAAATTTTTAAATCGAGAATATGACGGTTGTACGGTCATATAA
- the asnS gene encoding asparagine--tRNA ligase — protein sequence MQKVLAKDLFTKEFKDGEEITIEGWIRTIRGSKKIGFIEVNDGSFLKNVQVVFSNDLEDFDDIKKFPISTTIEVIGELALTPGAQQPFEIHATSVKELGASDSDYPLQKKAHTYEYLRTIAHLRPRTNTFYSIFRIRSLAAFAVHEYLQHNGFNYIHTPIITSSDAEGAGEMFQVTTLDLNNVPKNEEGAVDYNEDFFKKETNLTVSGQLEVEAFALALRNVYTFGPTFRAENSHTGRHASEFWMIEPEMAFADMQDEINVSEELLKYVVQYVFDNAKEEIQFLNDNIDEHLIERLSNTVSEKFAEVTYTEAIDLLEKADVDFDVPVSWGLDLESEHERYLSEKVFKKPVFLTNYPKDIKAFYMRANDDGKTVAAADLLVPEIGELIGGSQREERLDLLEQKIKDLKLNEDEYKWYLELRKYGGTVHSGFGIGFERLVMYLTGMKNIRDVIAYPRTPGNAEF from the coding sequence ATGCAAAAAGTTTTAGCAAAAGATTTATTTACTAAAGAATTCAAAGATGGCGAAGAAATCACCATTGAAGGTTGGATCAGAACTATTCGTGGTTCAAAGAAAATTGGTTTTATTGAGGTTAACGACGGTTCATTCTTGAAGAATGTTCAAGTTGTTTTCAGCAATGACCTTGAAGACTTTGATGACATCAAGAAGTTCCCAATTAGCACTACTATTGAAGTTATTGGTGAACTAGCTTTGACACCTGGTGCTCAACAACCATTTGAAATTCACGCTACTTCTGTTAAAGAATTAGGCGCTTCAGACAGCGACTATCCTTTACAAAAGAAAGCTCACACTTATGAATATTTGAGAACAATCGCTCACCTGCGTCCAAGAACAAACACATTCTATTCAATTTTCAGAATTCGTTCACTAGCAGCTTTTGCCGTCCACGAATACTTGCAACATAACGGTTTCAACTACATTCACACACCAATCATTACCAGCTCAGATGCTGAAGGTGCGGGTGAGATGTTCCAAGTGACAACTTTGGATTTAAACAACGTGCCAAAGAACGAGGAAGGCGCAGTCGACTACAACGAAGACTTTTTCAAAAAGGAAACGAACTTGACTGTTTCTGGTCAGCTTGAAGTTGAGGCATTCGCCCTAGCCCTTAGAAACGTCTACACATTTGGACCAACTTTTAGAGCAGAGAACTCTCATACTGGACGTCACGCTTCCGAATTCTGGATGATCGAGCCCGAAATGGCTTTTGCTGACATGCAAGATGAGATCAATGTTTCTGAAGAGTTGCTTAAATATGTTGTTCAATACGTGTTCGACAATGCCAAAGAAGAAATTCAATTCTTGAACGACAACATCGATGAACACTTAATCGAACGTCTATCAAACACTGTTTCAGAAAAATTCGCCGAAGTTACATATACAGAGGCTATCGATTTACTTGAAAAAGCTGATGTAGACTTCGACGTACCAGTTAGCTGGGGACTTGATCTTGAATCAGAACACGAACGTTACTTGAGTGAAAAAGTATTCAAGAAACCTGTTTTCCTAACAAACTATCCAAAAGACATCAAAGCTTTCTACATGCGTGCCAACGACGACGGCAAAACAGTAGCCGCAGCCGACTTGTTAGTTCCCGAAATTGGAGAATTAATCGGTGGATCACAACGTGAAGAAAGACTAGATTTACTAGAACAAAAAATCAAAGACTTGAAACTAAACGAAGACGAATACAAGTGGTATCTAGAACTCCGTAAATACGGCGGCACAGTCCACTCAGGCTTCGGAATCGGATTCGAAAGACTTGTTATGTACCTAACAGGTATGAAGAACATTCGAGATGTGATTGCTTACCCTAGAACACCAGGTAATGCAGAGTTTTAA
- a CDS encoding DUF4811 domain-containing protein, with product MLILLTIIFAILGAWALFKKRNFLGISALVVMLLCQVFILLDATQHFGTSTYTTSHVEKIAPVTDIKGNQIMITEKIKQGKTEFLAYATKKPGESEVHTVLNKHKSVKVFSDHPKYAYKETSNNKYRYNSAFYQFLFTGITNSGQQKSQTITYHLTSSWHALSKDQLKHTGKVLKEPKTQATIKSEVASVVQNQIKQDPSLKQNDTRLKNLEDKALSQSVGKILEQSKS from the coding sequence ATGTTAATTTTATTGACAATAATCTTCGCAATTCTAGGAGCCTGGGCTCTTTTTAAAAAACGCAATTTTCTGGGAATCTCAGCCTTAGTCGTCATGCTTTTATGCCAAGTGTTTATCTTATTAGATGCCACTCAACACTTTGGTACTAGCACTTACACAACATCGCATGTTGAAAAAATTGCACCCGTTACTGACATCAAGGGCAATCAAATTATGATTACAGAAAAGATCAAACAAGGTAAAACTGAGTTTCTGGCATATGCTACTAAGAAGCCTGGAGAATCAGAGGTTCATACAGTTTTGAACAAACATAAATCTGTTAAAGTATTCTCCGACCATCCAAAATATGCTTACAAAGAAACTTCCAATAACAAGTATCGTTATAACAGCGCTTTTTACCAGTTCTTGTTTACAGGCATCACTAATAGTGGCCAGCAAAAATCACAAACCATTACGTATCATCTGACTTCATCCTGGCATGCACTTTCTAAAGATCAGTTAAAACATACCGGTAAGGTACTAAAAGAACCTAAAACGCAAGCTACTATTAAGTCAGAAGTTGCTTCCGTTGTTCAAAACCAGATAAAGCAAGATCCATCCCTAAAACAGAATGACACACGTTTGAAAAATTTAGAGGATAAAGCTTTATCCCAAAGTGTTGGTAAGATTCTTGAACAGTCGAAATCCTAA
- a CDS encoding TetR/AcrR family transcriptional regulator produces MAQRRRGKELEDAILTATWQLLQTTGYSEMTMDDIANTAKTNKNAIYRRWKTKLEVTVEAIKKFSPVSEVFASMKAPDNGNLHDDLVELMDIPLTLIKPIGLKNIKGALRDALPNISKANAINYRKMTDNNILTKSLMTILKNAYRRSEIKTEPEKFTDTVKNMPIMLLISRIVSEEDYDQSTVLFFVEKILIPVFAAQ; encoded by the coding sequence ATGGCACAGAGACGTCGTGGTAAAGAGCTTGAGGACGCTATTTTGACTGCTACTTGGCAGTTATTACAGACTACTGGTTACAGTGAAATGACGATGGATGACATTGCGAATACGGCGAAGACTAACAAGAATGCTATTTATCGTCGTTGGAAGACTAAGCTTGAGGTTACGGTTGAGGCAATAAAAAAATTCTCGCCTGTCTCGGAGGTTTTCGCTTCTATGAAAGCTCCGGACAACGGTAATTTGCATGATGACTTGGTTGAATTAATGGATATTCCACTGACTTTGATTAAGCCGATTGGTTTGAAAAATATTAAGGGTGCGCTACGTGATGCTTTACCTAATATTTCGAAGGCAAATGCAATTAATTATCGAAAGATGACTGACAATAATATTTTAACGAAGAGTTTGATGACTATTTTGAAGAATGCCTATCGCCGCAGCGAGATAAAAACTGAGCCGGAGAAATTCACTGATACAGTTAAAAATATGCCAATTATGTTGCTGATATCTCGAATTGTTAGTGAGGAAGATTATGATCAGTCAACTGTCCTATTTTTTGTTGAAAAGATACTAATTCCAGTGTTTGCGGCACAATAA